The following are from one region of the Phycisphaerales bacterium genome:
- the ftsH gene encoding ATP-dependent zinc metalloprotease FtsH, translating to MRRFAMSQNDQDPNQAPKGSGGGPGGKRPGQPPTGPAMPQGRMMILVVAMVLLAVMIMLMFQTGRGEAITLEQFYSLYDAGQIDEESVVISDGAVRAVRLDGPDSADRTAVRIDLNAATRQTISDQVIVKTGGKAQTQPSSNWPIYLMLGLPIVLFVFLIFMFLRSLRGAAGGAGMLGSFGKSRHKVFNKEMTGVTFKDVAGIDEAKDEVSEIIEFLKTPKKFTKLGGRIPRGVLLNGPPGCGKTLLAKAIAGEADVPFFSISGSDFVEMFVGVGASRVRDLFKQAKDNAPCLIFLDEIDAVGRRRGGGYSTGGHDEREQTLNAILVEMDGFNATDGVIVIAATNRADVLDPALVRPGRFDRQISVSLPDLKGRLQILSVHAKKVKLGPDVDLEKIARGTPMFSGADLAAIVNEAAIMATMEDKDFVEHEDLEEARDKVKFGRAGKSRVREKDENKLVAYHEAGHAVLQALLPHGDPLHKVTIIPRGGMGGATFSLPEKDRMGYGLKWINTTLKVMCGGRIAEARAMGDMSSGAAQDIAQATQLARTMVTEWGMSDKLGFLRYTGSDTRESFVPDKDYSDRTADMIDQEVRRIVDEAYAEAHRVLDENWSKVEAVAESLLKHETLTAEEVHLLISGGSLNKPSVSDLLLADRDRKPKASQPRADDDEGPEMAGGMSPSPA from the coding sequence ATGCGTCGATTTGCGATGAGCCAGAATGACCAAGACCCCAACCAGGCCCCCAAGGGTTCGGGCGGTGGTCCCGGGGGCAAGCGGCCCGGTCAGCCCCCCACCGGGCCCGCCATGCCGCAAGGTCGGATGATGATCCTCGTCGTCGCGATGGTGCTGCTCGCGGTGATGATCATGCTGATGTTCCAGACCGGGCGCGGCGAGGCCATCACGCTCGAGCAGTTCTACAGCCTGTACGACGCGGGCCAGATCGACGAAGAGAGCGTCGTCATCTCGGATGGCGCCGTCCGTGCCGTTCGGCTGGATGGCCCCGACAGCGCCGACCGGACGGCCGTGCGCATCGATCTCAACGCCGCGACGCGCCAGACCATCAGCGATCAGGTCATTGTCAAGACCGGGGGCAAGGCCCAGACACAACCCAGCAGCAACTGGCCGATCTACCTGATGCTCGGCCTGCCGATCGTGCTGTTCGTGTTCCTGATCTTCATGTTCCTGCGCAGCCTGCGCGGGGCCGCGGGCGGAGCGGGCATGCTGGGCAGCTTCGGCAAGAGCCGGCACAAGGTCTTCAACAAGGAAATGACCGGCGTGACGTTCAAGGACGTCGCGGGCATCGACGAGGCCAAGGACGAGGTCTCGGAGATCATCGAGTTCCTCAAGACGCCAAAGAAGTTCACCAAGTTGGGCGGGCGCATCCCGCGCGGCGTGCTGCTCAACGGGCCTCCGGGCTGCGGCAAGACGTTGCTGGCCAAGGCCATCGCGGGCGAGGCCGACGTGCCGTTCTTCTCGATCTCGGGCTCGGACTTCGTGGAGATGTTCGTGGGCGTGGGCGCCAGCCGCGTGCGTGACCTGTTCAAGCAGGCCAAGGACAACGCGCCGTGCCTGATCTTTCTGGACGAGATCGATGCCGTCGGCCGTCGTCGCGGCGGCGGCTACAGCACCGGCGGGCACGACGAGCGCGAGCAGACCCTCAACGCCATCCTGGTCGAGATGGACGGCTTCAACGCCACCGACGGCGTGATCGTCATCGCCGCGACCAACCGGGCCGACGTGCTCGACCCGGCGCTCGTGCGCCCGGGCCGCTTCGATCGCCAGATTTCGGTCAGCTTGCCCGACCTGAAGGGCCGCCTTCAGATCCTCAGCGTGCACGCCAAGAAGGTGAAGCTGGGGCCGGACGTCGACCTGGAGAAGATCGCCCGCGGCACGCCGATGTTCAGCGGCGCCGACCTGGCGGCCATCGTGAACGAGGCGGCCATCATGGCCACGATGGAAGACAAGGACTTCGTCGAGCACGAGGATCTGGAAGAGGCGCGCGACAAGGTGAAGTTCGGCCGCGCAGGCAAGAGCCGCGTTCGAGAGAAGGACGAGAACAAGCTCGTCGCGTACCACGAGGCCGGACACGCCGTGCTGCAAGCGTTGCTGCCCCACGGCGACCCGCTGCACAAGGTGACGATCATCCCACGCGGCGGCATGGGTGGGGCGACCTTCAGCCTGCCCGAGAAGGACCGCATGGGCTACGGGCTCAAGTGGATCAACACAACGCTCAAGGTCATGTGCGGCGGGCGCATCGCCGAGGCGCGCGCGATGGGCGACATGTCCAGCGGCGCGGCCCAGGACATCGCCCAGGCCACGCAACTGGCGCGCACCATGGTGACCGAATGGGGCATGAGCGACAAGCTCGGCTTCCTGCGGTATACCGGCAGCGACACGCGCGAGAGCTTCGTGCCCGACAAGGACTACAGCGATCGCACGGCCGACATGATCGACCAGGAGGTCCGCCGGATCGTCGACGAGGCTTACGCCGAGGCTCATCGCGTGCTGGACGAGAACTGGTCGAAGGTCGAGGCCGTGGCCGAGTCGCTCCTCAAGCACGAGACGCTCACGGCCGAAGAGGTCCACCTGCTGATCAGCGGCGGATCGCTCAACAAGCCCTCGGTTTCCGACCTTCTGCTGGCCGATCGCGATCGCAAGCCCAAGGCCAGCCAACCCCGAGCCGACGACGACGAGGGCCCGGAGATGGCCGGCGGGATGTCGCCCAGCCCGGCCTGA